CCCGGGAGGATCGCCAGCATCGGTTCGCCACGGAATTCGTTGATCTCCCGTTGCAGCGCAAACGTCGAAATCTTGCTGTTGAGGCCGAGCATGAACGCGGTGATCGCTTGCGGCGTCAGGTCCATGTTGCGCGCCTGGTCGGCACTGATTCGGCCGTTACCGCGCGCTGGCACGCCGTTGTGCCAGTCGATGTGGATCGCTTCCATCCCGCCGAGGCTGATGTGCAGCGTGCGGTCAACCGGGGTGCCGGTGCGCTTGAGAATGCCGACCACGGTGAACGGTTTGTCGTCGTGCTTGACCAGGCTGATCGCCGCCACGCCATGGGCCAACACCAGTTTGTCGTCGAGTTTGTAATGCAACGCCTCGGCCACTTCGGCACCGAGCACCACTTCGAACGGATCGCTGGCGAAGGCGCGGCCACCGGCCAGTTCCAGGTGTTGTTGATGGCCATACTGGTAATGCTCGAAGTATGCCTCGGTGGTACCCATCACCCGATAACCGCGATGGGAATCACCGAGGGACATCGGGATCGCCCACTTCACTTTCGGGTTGTTGGCGAAATGTTCGAAGCTGTCCCAGCGGATGTTATTGGTGGCGTTGCCGATGCGGAACACCGAATACAACAGCAGGTTCACCGAGCCGGAGCGCGCGCCGACGATCAGGTCGGTGCCGCTGATGGTACTGGCGAAACTGGCCTTGGCCTCGGTGCGCACCCGCTCCACCGCCAGCAACAGGCAGACCGACAGGGCGATGGCGAACGCGGTAAGGATCGCGGTGAAGCGACGGTTAGCCAGGCTGGCCATGGCTAGACGAAACAAATACATCTCAAACCTCGGACGGGGTGGCGGCGCGATTGAGATCGGCCAGCGACAGGTGGCGATCGAACAGCGGCGCGAGGCTCTGGTCATGGCTGACAAACAACAGGCTCGATCCGGCTTCGCGGCATTCGGCGAACAGCAGGCGAATGAAGTTTTCGCGGGCGTCGTAGTCCAGCGCCGAGGTCGGTTCGTCGGCGATCACCAGTTCCGGCTGACCAATCAACGCACGCGCGGCGGCGACCCGTTGCTGCTGGCCGATGGACAGCGAATCGGCGCGACGGCTGAGGATGTTTTCATCCATCAGGCCCAAGTGGGCGAGGAGGGTGGCCGCGGCTTGATCGACGCTGCCGTGGCGCTGGATCGCCCGTTCGGCACGCAGCTTGGAGAAGTGGCAGGGCAGCTCAACGTTCTCGCGCACCGAGAGAAAAGGCAGCAAGTTGAACTGCTGAAAGATGTAGCCGGTGTGATCGACGCGAAAGTGGTCGCGAGCCCCGGCGGAGAGTTCGGTCAGCTCCTGGCCGAGCAGGCGAATGCTGCCGTGATCAGGCTTTTGCACGCCACCGAGCAGGCCGAGCAGGGTGGTCTTGCCGCTGCCGCTGGGGCCTTTGAGGAACAGGGTTTCACCTGGCATGAGGCGAAACGCGGGGATGTCCAGCAGCGGCGGATGACCGGGCCAACTGAAGCCCAGGTCGGACAGTTCGATGAGTGCTTGGGTCATGTGAAACCGGTCAGGTTGGTGGTGAACCCTGTGGGAGCGGTGTCGGATCAGAATTTCAGGGCGGCGGTTTTGGCCGTCACTTCAACCCCTTGCTGTCCGCTCGGGCTGATCAGTTGTACCTGAATTTTCTGGGTGGCCGGGAATGTGTTGAAGATATTCGCCAGATCGAGGGTCTTCAGCGCGCCTGGGGCCGAGCAGCTGAATTGGTAATGGGCGTGGATTTCGCTGTGGTCATGGTGATGTTCGTGACCGTCCTTGGCCGCCTCGTGATCATCTTCATCGTGGTCGTCGGCATCCGGTTTGTCACCGAACAACGGGCTTTCCAGTTCCTGAGTCGCGACCACGCAACCGGCGGCTTTCGGCAGGTTGAACAGCGCCAGCGGTTTTTCCAGCTGCGCGCGGACGGCGGCGACTTTGGTCTTGTCGGCGTCGGTGGTGGCGGCGTGTTCGAAGCCCACCAGGTTCATCGCCGGGCTCTCCAGCTCCAGCTCCAGAGTCTGGCCATCCAGCGCCGCGTTCAGGCGACCGACGCCATGTTCGTGGGCGCTGAGGCTGCCGTGTTCATCATGATCGTGATCATGCTCGACAGCCGCTTGGGCGACAGCCAGCGGCAACAAGGCAAACGGCAAAGCGAGCAGCAAACGGCGCATGACGGGTCTCCGATAAGTAAAATGAAAAATTTGTTATGTAATCTTATAACGAAAGTGCCGAGAGTTTGACCGTCTGCTTGGCGTTGCGCAAGACCCATGGGAGCATGCGAGTCAGGTATGTGCAGGAGCGGACTAATGTTGCGAATACGTGGAAGCATCGGCGACTGGCCGGTGGATTTGACGCTGGAACTGGATGAGGGCGACTGGGCGCAGCTTGGTGCGCAGTTGCAGACAGCAAAACCCGAGGGGAGTGCTACGCCCGCCAAACCGGTGAATCAGGACGATGCGCTGTGGCAGATCGCCCAAGAGTTGCTGCACAAGGCCGGGCAATTGAGTGGGCCGGATTTGCTGGAGCAGCTGGAAGGGCTGACCGGCAGTGCCGCGGCGGGCAAACGCTTGTTGGTGCGCTTGCGCCACTGCGCCGACGTCAAAGTGGTGAGCGGCGGGGATACGCCGCTGTACAGCTGGATCAAGCCTGCGTAGGCGCTGCCGCGGGCTGCGATCTTTTGATTTTAATAAAGCGCAGCAAACAACTTGCGACGGTACGTGGTTACCAGCGGGTGATCGTTGCCCAGCAGTTCGAACACTTGCAGCAAGGTCTTGTGCGGCAAGCCTTCGCTGTAGCTGCGATTGCGGATGAACAGCTTCAGCAAGGCATCCAGCGCCGCGTCGTATTGCTGACGGGCCAGTTGCTGGATCGCCAGTTGATAGACCGCCTCATCGTCCTGCGGATTTTTCGCCAGACGGGCTTTCAGGTCTGCCGCATCCGGCAAATCCCTGGCCTGACCGAGGAACTGGATCTGCGCCTTGGCGCCGGCCAGTGCGGCCTTGTGCTCATCGGTCTTGACCGCGTCGAGCACGATTTGCGCTTCACCCAGCTCGCCGCGCTCGGTGAGGCAGCGGGCGTAGAGAATCAGCGCCTTGGCGTTGGTGTTGTCTTCTGCCAGCAGCACTTTGAGCGTGGCTTCGGCGTCGGCGTAGCGGCCATCATCAAACAGCGCCTGAGCCTGTTCGAACGGGTCGGCAGCAGCGGGCGGCGGCATTTGCACGTGGGGTTCGAGCATCGTGCGCACAGCCGATTCCGGTTGCGCACCGGCAAAGCCGTCCACCGGTTGACCGTCCTTGAACAGCACCACCGTTGGCAGGCTGCGAATGCCGAAGCGCGCAACAATGTCCTGCTCGATGTCGCAATTGACCTTGGCCAGCAGCAACTCGCCCTGATAGCTCTCGGCGATGGTTTGCAGCATCGGCATCAAGGCCTTGCACGGCGCACACCATTCGGCCCAGAAATCCACCAGCACCGGTTTGTGAAAAGAGTTCTCGATCACCGACTGGTCGAAATCGGCAGTCGTGGCGTCGAAAATGTACGGCGTTTGCTGACTCATGGGGGATCTCGTAAAAGCGTGGATGTGGTCACTATAAGGCTTGGTGGGGGGTGGCCGGAAGTCAGAGTACTGATCGTTCCCACGCAGAGCGTGGGAACGATCATGTCCGGGTGGCGTGGTAAAGACTCACATGCCGAAACTCTTCAGGCTCGGCCAGATCCGGCAAGGTCATTGCCTCCAGCATTTCGATGCGCCGATACAACGGATGGCGAAAATCCCTCACGCGCGAATCCGCCACCAACGCTTCCCGGCCACGGCTGAGAAACTCGTCGAGCAAGGGCAGATTTGCCCGGTCGTACAACACATCGGCCACCAGAATCAGATCAAACCGATCGGCCTCGGCGAAAAAGTCTGTCGAGTAGCTAAGTTGCACGCCATTGAGTTCGGCATTCGCCCGACACGCGGTAATCGCCAGCGGGTCCAGGTCACAGGCCACCACTTCCAGAGCCCCGGCTTTCACCGCCGCAATCCCGGCGACCCCTGAACCGGCGCCGAAATCCAGCACCCGTTTACCTTCGACCCAATGCGGGTGTTCGGCAAGATAGCGAGCCACGGCCAGCCCACTGGCCCAGCAGAAACTCCAATACGGCGGCTCGTGGAGAATCCGCCGGGTTTCTTCCGGGCTGAAGGCACGGTCCATGTTGTCGCCGTCGATCAGCCAGAGTTTCAGCTCGGTGCCGGGTAACTCACAGGCTACAAGCTGTGCATCGCCGAGCAGTTCAGCTAACGCTTGTTGCAGGTCGAGCGGTGCAATCATGGCGCTTTGACGAATTGCAGCGGACCCAATGCCTGGGTAGTTGGTTGTGTGATCATTTGCGCCGGCAGATGCAGAATCAACTGCCCGGACTGGCTGGCGCGGCCGCGAAGCTCGACGCGGGCACCGGCCGGAAAGGATTCAGGGTTGAAGCGCAGACGAAACGGCAACACTTGATTGGTGCCGATCAGGTTGGAACTGGCTAGCAATAGTTGCGGACGATCCTTTTCGTCGATCACCAGCAACGCCAGTTCGACTTCGGCGCCGGCCGGCACGCCCTGCAGGGTGCCGCTCAATTCACGTTGATAAGCCGGCAGCGGACCGAGCTCGGCCGATGCCTTGGCTTTCTTCTGCGCCTGTTGCGGTGCAGGGCCGGGCGTTGGCGGCTGGGGCTTGGGCGCATCGCTGCCACAGGCCACCAACAGGCTGAAAAGACTGAGCAAAATGAGTGGTCGTAAAGACATTGGCGGCTCCAGCAAGCGAAATCCATAGACAGCCAGTCTGTATACCGCAAACCCTATGGCTTGTCTTGCCACGGGGATGCGCTACCATGGCCCTCCCATTTTTTGTTGCCTGCCACCATGCACTGTCCCTTCTGCGGTGCCAACGACACCAAGGTCATCGACTCGCGTCTGGTCGCCGAGGGCGAACAGGTGCGCCGCCGGCGTGAATGCCTGGCCTGCGGCGAACGTTTCACGACGTTCGAAACCGCTGAACTGGTGTTGCCGCGCCTGATCAAAACCGACGGCAGTCGCCAGCCGTTCGACGAAGAAAAACTCCGTGCCGGCATGCAGCGGGCGCTGGAGAAGCGCCCGGTGAGTGTCGAGCGCCTGGAATCGTCGCTGGTGCACATCAAACACAAGCTGCGCGCCACCGGCGAACGCGAGGTCAAATCCCTCGTGGTTGGCGAACTGGTGATGGCCGAGCTGAAGAAGCTTGATGAAGTCGCCTATATCCGCTTCGCTTCGGTGTACCGACGCTTCCAGGACCTCAACGAGTTCCGCGAAGAGATCGATCGCCTCGCCCGTGAGCCGGTGAAAGAATGACCACTTCTTCCGAACAAGCCATCCTCGACGCGCATTACATGGCCCGAGCCCTGGAACTGGCGCGCAAAGGTCATTACACGACGCATCCCAACCCCCGGGTTGGCTGCGTGGTAGTGCGCGACGGGCAGATTGTCGGCGAAGGCTGGCATGTGCGCACCGGCGAGCCCCATGCTGAAGTCCATGCCCTGCG
This genomic stretch from Pseudomonas wuhanensis harbors:
- the trxA gene encoding thioredoxin, whose amino-acid sequence is MSQQTPYIFDATTADFDQSVIENSFHKPVLVDFWAEWCAPCKALMPMLQTIAESYQGELLLAKVNCDIEQDIVARFGIRSLPTVVLFKDGQPVDGFAGAQPESAVRTMLEPHVQMPPPAAADPFEQAQALFDDGRYADAEATLKVLLAEDNTNAKALILYARCLTERGELGEAQIVLDAVKTDEHKAALAGAKAQIQFLGQARDLPDAADLKARLAKNPQDDEAVYQLAIQQLARQQYDAALDALLKLFIRNRSYSEGLPHKTLLQVFELLGNDHPLVTTYRRKLFAALY
- the nrdR gene encoding transcriptional regulator NrdR, with the translated sequence MHCPFCGANDTKVIDSRLVAEGEQVRRRRECLACGERFTTFETAELVLPRLIKTDGSRQPFDEEKLRAGMQRALEKRPVSVERLESSLVHIKHKLRATGEREVKSLVVGELVMAELKKLDEVAYIRFASVYRRFQDLNEFREEIDRLAREPVKE
- a CDS encoding ABC transporter ATP-binding protein is translated as MTQALIELSDLGFSWPGHPPLLDIPAFRLMPGETLFLKGPSGSGKTTLLGLLGGVQKPDHGSIRLLGQELTELSAGARDHFRVDHTGYIFQQFNLLPFLSVRENVELPCHFSKLRAERAIQRHGSVDQAAATLLAHLGLMDENILSRRADSLSIGQQQRVAAARALIGQPELVIADEPTSALDYDARENFIRLLFAECREAGSSLLFVSHDQSLAPLFDRHLSLADLNRAATPSEV
- a CDS encoding ABC transporter permease: MYLFRLAMASLANRRFTAILTAFAIALSVCLLLAVERVRTEAKASFASTISGTDLIVGARSGSVNLLLYSVFRIGNATNNIRWDSFEHFANNPKVKWAIPMSLGDSHRGYRVMGTTEAYFEHYQYGHQQHLELAGGRAFASDPFEVVLGAEVAEALHYKLDDKLVLAHGVAAISLVKHDDKPFTVVGILKRTGTPVDRTLHISLGGMEAIHIDWHNGVPARGNGRISADQARNMDLTPQAITAFMLGLNSKISTFALQREINEFRGEPMLAILPGVALQELWSLMSTAEKALFVVSLFVVLTGLIGMLTAILTSLNERRREMAILRSVGARPWHIATLLVLEAFALALSGVTAGVALLYVCIAVAQGYVQANYGLYLPLAWPSEYEWTLLGGILIAALLMGSVPAWRAYRQSLADGLSIRL
- a CDS encoding DUF2796 domain-containing protein; this translates as MRRLLLALPFALLPLAVAQAAVEHDHDHDEHGSLSAHEHGVGRLNAALDGQTLELELESPAMNLVGFEHAATTDADKTKVAAVRAQLEKPLALFNLPKAAGCVVATQELESPLFGDKPDADDHDEDDHEAAKDGHEHHHDHSEIHAHYQFSCSAPGALKTLDLANIFNTFPATQKIQVQLISPSGQQGVEVTAKTAALKF
- a CDS encoding class I SAM-dependent methyltransferase gives rise to the protein MIAPLDLQQALAELLGDAQLVACELPGTELKLWLIDGDNMDRAFSPEETRRILHEPPYWSFCWASGLAVARYLAEHPHWVEGKRVLDFGAGSGVAGIAAVKAGALEVVACDLDPLAITACRANAELNGVQLSYSTDFFAEADRFDLILVADVLYDRANLPLLDEFLSRGREALVADSRVRDFRHPLYRRIEMLEAMTLPDLAEPEEFRHVSLYHATRT
- a CDS encoding YbaY family lipoprotein; this translates as MSLRPLILLSLFSLLVACGSDAPKPQPPTPGPAPQQAQKKAKASAELGPLPAYQRELSGTLQGVPAGAEVELALLVIDEKDRPQLLLASSNLIGTNQVLPFRLRFNPESFPAGARVELRGRASQSGQLILHLPAQMITQPTTQALGPLQFVKAP